The Arachis ipaensis cultivar K30076 chromosome B03, Araip1.1, whole genome shotgun sequence region TTAATCTAACCGAATTTATagcaaaactaaaaaaaaacaaagagaagGGGAAAATAATCAAATTGGAGTATCGAATTAATTTGTAAGGAGATATCTATTCATAAACTGATTATTTTTTAACTTGGTGAACTCAAATTTaagataattaataaaaaaaataaataataaatatatgtcATAATATTCATAGTTTTTATAAACCTAAACATAGATATAGACATTAACAAAAAAATGATTAAGAATCTCAAttcattttttaatcttttttaattttaaataaaaaaattgcattttttatctttttattaaaaactcacctatatatttaaattctaaatattAGAATATGAATTACGCCTCCTAATAAGTAATAACCATTACTCCTGAGTCTTAACCAAATAATGAAGGAAAGAAACATTATGGGCCTAGTGAGTCAAGTGACACACGTGCGTGATGGAACTAGAGCCTTTTAGATGTTAAAAGAAGATAAGGAACGAGATCAGAGGCCCAAAATTTAATTTCTTTGTAGGCACTTCCATgcccaattcttttttttttttttgaagagtaAACAAGTTCAACACACTAAATGGAGCATAGAAAACATAAACGTAAGTAACTTCTATGTCATCTCCgtcatagccatcaacaacatagGTTATTTGCACCAATTCGTAGAAAAACAAAACGACCTAGCAACACAATCTACTACATCTATAGACTTGTTCTTAAAAATGATCTCGTTCCTACATAGCCAGATATTCCATATAACTGAGAAGAACCCCACTAACCACGTTTTCCGCACGTCTTTTCTCAAGGGCAATGATCTCCAACTCTCAAAATGCTCTTTTATGGATCCTGGGATGCTCCATGCACGACCCACATAACTAATCTAcgcgcaccacacctgccatgcaTACTCACACATAATAAACAAATGTTCTACTGTTTCGATTTCCTTTTTACACATAACACAAATGTTATCAGTTCGTTCAATGATACCTACTCTACTCAACCGATCCTTTGTATTAACTCGGCCTACCAGCACAAACCAAGTAAACAACTCTACTCGAGGGGGCACAAAAACTTTTCAGATTCCACTTGTGAACTTGTATCTGAGAATTTCTTCTGTCATGGTCTGTACCTAcaacacctgcacaaatgagttagtagtatAAACGACTTCCTTATCAAATACCCACACCACTCTATCTTGTGCACCTTCTATCAATCTCACAGCTTGTAAGATATCTAAAACTTGGTTCAAACTGTCAATCTCCCATTGGCGAAGTTCCCTCCTCCACTGAAAGTTCCAAacccactctatcccatcccaaaacccacagtccCCTATCACGGATCCTTTGTTATTTGAAATCAAGTAGAGTCTCGAAAAGGAGTCTTTAAGCTTTCCCGACTGTAGCCatgtatcttttcaaaatctggTTGATCTGCCATCACCTACTTACATAGCCAGACCGTCAATCATCTTTTGTCTGACATGTTGTTCTTTAATTTGCAAGTGACAGATATCTCTCCACGGACCTCCTTTTGCTGGTATAGTTTGAGTTGATAATAACTGCCCATGATTCATATTGTTACACGAGCAGACAATCTTCTTTCACAGAGGACAATTTTTCTTAGAAAacctccaccaccatttaaacaatAAAGCAGTATTCCGAATCGTCGCATCTCCCACACCCAGCCCTCCCAGTTTTTTCGGTACTTGTATCAACTCCCACTTTACAAGAGCCAGCCTAGGGCGTCCATCATCCTTCCCAAAAAATCACAAGCACAAATaaatgaattttttaattttctaaatataaaataaaatgctTTGAAAAATATAAGCAactctttaaaaaattttatcaaacaaGTTTATAATTGGCGAAACTGTCGATAGTGGACCATAAAACCGTAGAAAACTTTGGTTTGATATGAATGACATACAAACTTCTTGATCAGGTCACAATCTCATTGCCTTTTTAGGAACTATATTTTGtaataggaaaaaaaaaattacatacatCTCTTTATATATACAtgtttttataatataaaaaataaatttcgtatttcattttatttgttttatcatcaaatttttttttataatagaagAAGAACATGTACAATAAAAGTATACACATACAAGGTAATCCATATAATAcccttataaaaaaataaaagatctcCAGATGGTTTATGCATCTAGTCACTCTAAATAATTTGTCATCTACTTGGTGGTAGTTATGTTGATCTCAAACAAGCAACAAAGCCGCTTACGCAATCTCCACATGGCTTACACAATCTGATGGGACCATTGCTTTATTTGACTTACTAGTTGATTTGTTCAGTTACTTATTCTTCTTCCTTCTAGAGTGTGGATCATCTACTTCTACATTTAATACAGATagctttatttattttgatactaCACTCTAAGACTCCTTTAGAAATTTGGAATTGACCACCGTCTCCCCTACCTTAGTCAGATGACCCCACCACTGATGCTACATACTGCACTACTACGTAGTCATAGAATTAGATTCTTTGATTTCCTACACTTACTCTTTCCAAATGTGAATATGTCCATGCAGTTGCCATTCTTGACAATGCATTCTTTTCTCCCTTTATTCCAAAGCTAGATATTTCTGTGACTTTTCTAATATATTAGCAACTATAGTTTGATTAGTTTCCAATAACAGACGGTGCATTAAGCTTGACTGGTTTAACtccttaattctttttttttagagTAATACTTCAAATTAATTAGGTAATTGGCCGTCTTTGTTCGCTAAAAAAATTAACTAGATCTCCAAtcctcaaaatttttaaaaatattgatgCTGTAATTTTGAGTAGAAAGATTCATCCCCAATTTTGATTACTTGACTTATAATAAAATCTTTAAGCTAAGAAACCTATCTGACTTATAAATTATGAAGGATACCATTATCATAATATAATTGTTTCATATACGTGGTAATTCAGCCTGAAGCAATAAGATCTGCTGTTATATAACATAATGCCATCTCTAATATGATATCTGATTTTGGGAGGCACATATATAAATGCTCCAACATAAATATAATTGTCGTGTGTTCTATTTCTATATATTATTTCGATCACTGtataataactaattattcttactgatttagaattttagaatggTGAATGCTATGGTGCCTAAAACATGGTGCCTAACTTATTaaaaaagacaaagaaattaaacacCACAATAAAAGGTACCATAGAATTTACCTTTTAGAATATACTTCTTCAAGGATAATATATGTATAGTAGGACAATATTTTACCTCATGATTtttctaatatttatttattaatatttttaattaagaataagttaaaaaaatatataatttaatgtAAAATTTTAATCATTATAAAAAGGATTTTGTTAAGTTGACAATAACTTTTGTAAACAATGTAAATAATAGGCTCTAAAATTGGCTAAAAACACACTACACTCTCAAATTATCcacttaaatcttaatattagaataaccatccgtaCACCTAATGAAataaacatccgatatatctattgttcacattgtttaatatttttattgtttacctatacttttttatataaaaaataaaattaaactattaTCAAATTAAGGTAGTTGCAAGATAAATTTAACCACTAACCATAAAAGTATCTTTATGATGTGTCTAATAAAATTGCCTTTCTAATGACTGGTTAGTATTCTATACTTTTTGTAACGATTAAGGTATATTATTAAATCTTATTGGTTAGCCATTTTGCAACAGCTTCATGCTTGAATTCCCACATAATTTGGGAGGCTCAAGAAATATAATTAACTTGCAATATCATTAAgaagttaaaaattaaataacactTCATGATGCGTTGAATCTCAACTAATCCTTTGTTGAAACATAAGTAGCATAAGATATAGAGTTGATTATTACAAACAGATTACTCATATCAAAATAAGGCTAATTTTATGGTATTTTTATTTGGTGTCTAATTTgctttttataataattaatttaaaattaattatttgatttttttaataattagacAATAATTTTTAGACATCATAACAAAACACTTTGAAATAAAATCAAGGGTAAACTTCAATAAGAGATTTGAAGCCACAAATTGGGGTAATGGTGTATCTACTGTAGCCTGCTTCATGGATGAGCTTGTCCcattccttcttctctctttcttttccatTGAACATTGCCAACATCACCAAATCATAATCCAGTTTCAGCTCAATCAATTCCTTATCATCGCTGGTTTCATCGATGGATATGTCTATGATTATCaccttcccttctttccctctttCCGAAATAGCTTCCTTGCTGTTCTTCAATATCTTCAAGGCCTGCTCATCATTCCAGTCATGTAAAATCCACtgaaaaccaaaccaaatcaaAAACCATTAGATCAGACTACATCATCAATTAATTAGCTAGTTACCAATTAATGGCGACAGAATCAAGATACCTTGAGTAAGACTGCATCAGCAGAAGGGATCGATTTGAACATGTCACCGCCAACAAAGTTCAAATTCCCATCTCCTTTGAGGTTACCAACAACCTCCGGCTGGTCGAAAACGGTGCACTTCAACTGCGGAAACTCTTGATGAATAAGCTTGGAGACACCACCAGTACCACCACCAACATCAACAATGGAGCCGAGATTCTCAAACACGTGCCTGCACTCTTTGAGCGCAATCTTGAACATGTATGAATCAGCGGCCATGGCTTCCTGGAACATGGCGATGCAATCAGGGTTGTTGTTGAGAAAATCCCAGAAGCTCTGTCCTCCAGAAGAGGTCTCATGCATGGTTTGTTCCTTGTCCTCAGTGAACCACTTCTCGGAAGAGTGCCACATGTTAAGGGAGCTCCAATGGAGTGATCCCTTCACGATGGGCGAAAGATTCGTTGGTTTGCTCTTGATGAGAAGCTTGGAGGGAGGGGTGAGAGCGTaagcgtcttcttcttcttgtccTTCTAGAAGCTTGGTCTTGGCGAAGAAACCATTGTGTGTTAGGAGGCGGAGGAAACGGTGGAGGGCGCCGACTTTGGAA contains the following coding sequences:
- the LOC107631191 gene encoding isoflavone 4'-O-methyltransferase; this translates as MDLSANSNGTSSSEESELYHAQIHLYKHVYNWVSSMALKAVMELGVADVIHNHGKPLTISHLASELKLHPSKVGALHRFLRLLTHNGFFAKTKLLEGQEEEDAYALTPPSKLLIKSKPTNLSPIVKGSLHWSSLNMWHSSEKWFTEDKEQTMHETSSGGQSFWDFLNNNPDCIAMFQEAMAADSYMFKIALKECRHVFENLGSIVDVGGGTGGVSKLIHQEFPQLKCTVFDQPEVVGNLKGDGNLNFVGGDMFKSIPSADAVLLKWILHDWNDEQALKILKNSKEAISERGKEGKVIIIDISIDETSDDKELIELKLDYDLVMLAMFNGKEREKKEWDKLIHEAGYSRYTITPICGFKSLIEVYP